The following proteins are co-located in the Candidatus Dependentiae bacterium genome:
- a CDS encoding acyl carrier protein — MNQNEIYERLKIIVEQKLAPQRKIVFSNDATLDSLGLDSLDRVELVMLIEEDFGIAISDDAADSIKTVKDLVSVIEQSVLKTD, encoded by the coding sequence ATGAATCAAAATGAAATATATGAGCGACTAAAAATTATTGTTGAACAAAAATTAGCGCCACAAAGAAAAATAGTTTTTTCAAATGATGCAACATTGGATTCATTAGGACTCGATTCTCTTGATCGAGTTGAACTTGTGATGTTGATCGAAGAGGATTTTGGTATTGCAATATCAGATGATGCTGCCGATTCTATAAAAACAGTTAAAGACCTTGTTTCTGTAATCGAACAATCTGTTTTAAAAACTGATTAA
- a CDS encoding ACP S-malonyltransferase: MRYVPGEVKKKIGMIFPGQGTQFVGMGKELYDQERIVQEIFEEASLCLDINFVQMCFASSEKILKETINSQTAIFVVSAAIYKLLREKYGIVPDLVAGHSLGEYSAIHAVGGLNFPDTLYLLNKRAAIMDRYIKEQNGSMLAVLGFSEEKLRIICAQYDQPENNEHVAEIANYNSSSQIVVSGTTVELQHVKSDVEIMRGKAVMLPVEGAFHSRLLREAENLFSKYLVKVDFKPLEIPLINNIMAQKIQTPVEIKLSLVRQTSSHIYWWQSMQYFKDMDIIIEVGPNDKFAKMLRREWPDKQIFSINSTQDIVRLLDALNN, from the coding sequence ATGCGCTACGTTCCTGGTGAAGTTAAAAAAAAAATTGGAATGATTTTTCCTGGTCAAGGTACGCAATTTGTTGGTATGGGCAAAGAATTGTACGACCAAGAACGTATTGTGCAAGAAATTTTTGAAGAAGCTTCATTATGTCTTGATATTAACTTTGTTCAGATGTGTTTTGCGTCTTCAGAAAAAATTTTAAAGGAAACAATTAACTCTCAGACCGCTATTTTTGTTGTTTCTGCGGCTATTTATAAATTGTTAAGAGAAAAATATGGGATTGTTCCTGATTTGGTAGCGGGTCATTCGCTTGGTGAGTATTCTGCTATTCATGCTGTTGGTGGGTTGAATTTTCCAGATACGCTTTATTTGCTTAATAAGCGAGCAGCTATCATGGATCGATACATAAAAGAGCAAAATGGGTCAATGTTGGCGGTGCTTGGATTTTCAGAAGAAAAATTACGTATTATTTGCGCGCAATACGATCAGCCAGAAAACAATGAGCATGTGGCAGAAATTGCAAACTATAACTCATCATCGCAGATTGTTGTTTCTGGTACGACTGTTGAATTGCAGCATGTTAAGTCTGATGTTGAAATAATGCGTGGAAAAGCTGTTATGTTGCCGGTTGAAGGCGCCTTTCATTCTCGACTGCTGCGTGAGGCTGAAAATTTATTTTCAAAGTATCTTGTTAAAGTTGATTTTAAGCCGCTTGAGATTCCCTTGATAAATAATATTATGGCACAAAAAATTCAGACCCCGGTTGAAATTAAATTATCATTGGTACGCCAAACAAGTTCGCATATTTATTGGTGGCAAAGTATGCAATATTTTAAAGACATGGATATAATTATTGAGGTAGGACCAAACGATAAATTTGCAAAAATGCTTCGCAGAGAATGGCCAGATAAGCAAATTTTTTCGATAAACAGCACACAAGATATTGTGCGGTTGCTTGACGCGCTCAATAATTAA